CCGGAGAGGACGGCCAGGAATAGGGCCATGAACAGGTCTTCGAACACCAGCACGCCCAGCGCCACCTCCGTCTCGGGGTTGGCGGAGCGGCGCAGCTCGATGGTGCTCTTGGCGATGATGGCGCTGGACGAAACGTAGAACGCGCCTCCCAGCAGCAGCGCCCCCGCCCATCCGCCCCCCACCCAGAGCCCGATCACGAACCCCGCGGGAAAGCACACGAGGAGGTCCAGCCCGCCGTTCCGCATGATGCGCCGGCGGTCCCTCAGCAGCGCCCCCACCGAGAACTCCAGCCCCATGAAGAAGAGGAGGAGGACGACGCCCACCGTAGCGAGCACGTCCACCAGGCTCGTGTCCAGCTCGAAAGGCCGCACCGCCATCCCCAGGAGGATGAAGGCGGGGATGACGGACTGCCCGAGCCGGTTGAAGAGGAGTCCGGCCACCGCGAGCGCCGCCAGCAGCGCCCCGGCGCCCAGCAGGAAGTCGTGGTGCATCTTACCCGGAGGCGCCGGGGCCGCGCAGCAGGTCGCTGAACCGCCCCACCTGCGCGCGGTCGCCCACCACCACCAGGGTGTCGCCCGGGGCGAAACGCTCGTCGGGCTGCGGGTTGGGAAGGGCCTTCGCGTCGCGCAGGATGGCGATTACGCTGGCGCCGGTCCGCTCGCGCACGGCGGCCGAGGCCAGGCTCTGCCCCGCCAGCGGCGACCCGGCGGCGACCCGCAGCCACTCCACCGAGAGCTGCGAGAACACCATCTCCATCGACTCGGCGACGACGGGCTGGAAATAGGCGCCGCCGAGGATCGCCCCCAGCTTCCGCGCCTCCCCGTCGTCCATCCGCACCGCGTAGGCGGGGTAATCCTCGCCTCGCTCGAAGAAGTAGATCTCGCGGTGCCCGCTGTTGTGGATGATCACCGTCATCCGGTCCCCGTCGCCGGTGGTGATCGCGAATTTCTTACCCACACCGGGGAGGTCGTGCTCGCGGACGTCCATGGTCTCGTGAAGTGCGTGAGTGCGTGAGTGCGTGAGTGCGCGCGGGCCCCCTCCCCCGCTCGTCACCTCGCTGCCCCCTCCCCCAAAAACTACCTGGGGGAGGGGGCGATCGCATGCGTCTGCCTGGGCGCTGCATGAATACCGGCGGCCCCCGAGACCGCTTCAGCGGTCTTCCCGTGGTTCCAGCCGGGGGATTTATCCCCCGGTGTTGCGGGCGTCCGTGTTCACCCCCCGGCGTCCCCGGTGCCCGCCCCGGACCTCCCCCGCATCTCCGCGATCATCTTCCTCACCGTTTCCGCGAGGCTCGCGGGGTCCATCGGCTTCACCACGTACGCGTCACAGCCTGCGGCCTCGGCGCGCTCGAGGTCGGCGGGCTGGCTGTGGACGGTGAGCAGCATGATGGGGACCGACGCCGTCTCCGGGTCGCCCTTGAGCGCGGCCGTCGCGTCCCAGCCGTCCATCCCGGGGAGCCCGGCGTCCATCACCACGATGTCGGGGCGATGCAGGCGCACCGACCTCACGGCCGCCTCGCCGTCGTCCGCCTCCATCACCAGGAACCCCGAATGGCGCAGCACCGTGCCGTAGATGGCGCGGCTGTCCACGTCGTCCTCCACCAGCAGCACCGTCGCGCGCACACACACCTCCAGGGGGTTGGACGGCACCACTCGGCCGGGCGGAAACATGATGGAGAAAACGTGCCGCGCGGCGCGCGGGTGCCCCAACAGAAGGGTCTCACGCGGAGGCGCGGAGACGCAGAGGCGAGCACGCGAAGTTCTCTCCGTGTCTCCGCGGCTCCGCGTGAGATTGTTGTTAGCCGTTCGCCGGCCGAATCGTCCGTTTTTGGGACGGGTATTTCCCAATGGCGCGCAGGGGCCAAATGACTCTCTCGCGCAACGCGGTAGACCGCAACGACTTAGGATTGACGGGCATGGGGCATGGTCCTCGCCTTTGCTGGTGTTCGCCGCGGCGCGTGGCGTTCCGCCGGGCGCATCGGGTTCCCCCCGAAGGAAAGACAGGCCATGGACACGCTCCTCCAGGACATCCGCTACGCCCTGCGCACCCTGCGGCGCACCCCCGGCTTGACCCTGGCGGCGGTGCTGACGATCGCGCTGGGGATCGGGGTCAACACGGCGGTCTTCTCGCTGGCGAACGCAATCCTCCTGCGCCCCGCCGACGCGGCCGACCCCACGCGGCTGGTGCGCGTCTACAGCAACACGCACTCGCCCCTGCAGCGCGAGCAGCTCGACTACGTGAGCGCGCGCAGCAGCACCCTCACGGGGCTGTTCGGCGAGCGCTACCTGGAGGCGGCGCTCAACACGCCGCAGGGGAACCGAAAGGTAAACGCCGAGCTGGTGGGCGGCAGCTACTTCACCACGGTGGGGGTGGGCGCCTCCCTCGGCCGCGTTTTCACCCGGGCCGACGACACCGTGGCCGCCCACGGCGCGGTAGCGGTAGTCAGCCATCGCTGGTGGCGCGAGGCGTTCGGCGCGGACCCGTCGCTGGTGGGGCGCACCATTCGCATCAACGGGCAGCCGATCACGGTTGTGGGCGTGGCGCGCGAAGGGTTCGCGGGGGCGTTCGCCGGCTTCGGGCCGCAGATCTGGCTCCCGATGTCGCAGATGGGCCCGCTCACCGGCACCCAGCTCCGCGACTACCACGGCAGCCTCTACGTGGGCGGCCGCCTGCGCGACGGCGCCACCAAGGGCGAGGCGCGCGCGGAGCTGCGCGTGCTGGCGGCGCAGCTCACCCGGCTCGATCCCGCCCAGCGCGAGCCGGTGCGCCTGTCGCTGGACGGCTCCAACGGCGTCAACGTGGAGCTGCGCAACAAGTTCGGGGTCTTTGCCGTGGCGCTGCTGGCGGTCACCGGGCTGGTGCTGCTGATCGCGTGCAGCAACGTCGCAAACCTGCTGCTGGCGCGCGGCGTGGCGCGCCGGCGCGAGATGGGGGTGCGCATGGCGGTGGGCGGGGCGCGCGGGCGGCTCGTGCGGCAGCTCCTCACCGAGAGCGTGATCCTCTCGCTGGCGGGCGCGGTCGCCGCGCTGCTCGCCACCATGATGCTCACCCAGTTCGTGATGTCGCGCGTGCCGGCGGAGATCCCGATGGCGATCCGCCTGTCGCCGGACGTGCGGGTGCTCGGCTTCGCGCTGGGCGGCGCGCTTCTGGCGGCCCTCATCTTCGGGGTGGCGCCGGCGGTGCGCACCGCCTCGGCCGACGTGATCTCGGCGATCAAGGAGGGGGCGGTGGCGCCGCGCGGGGCACGGCTGCGCAACACGCTGGTAGCGGCGCAGGTGTCGCTCTGCATGGTGCTGCTCGGCTCGTCCGCGCTCTTCATCCGCTCGCTGGGGGCGGCGGGGAGCATCGATCCCGGCTTCGACCCCGCGCACATCCTCAACCAGAGCGTCGACCTGCGCCTGGGGAGCTACGACGAGACCACCGGCCCGCAGTTCTATCGCCGCCTGCAGGCCTCCGTCCGCAACCTTCCCGGGGTGCAGTCCGTCTCGCTGCAGCAGAGCCTCCCGCTGCAGGGCGACAGCCGCGAGACCGGCTTCGTCCTCCCCGGCGAGCCGGCGGACGGGCCGAGTCACCCCACGCACTTCAACATCGTCGGAGCGGACTACTTTCGGACGATGGGAGTGCCGCTGGTGCGCGGCCGCGACTTCGCCGATGCGGACCGCGCGGACTCGCCGCCCGTCACCATCGTCAACGAGACGTTCGTGCGGCGCTACCTTCCCGCGGGCGACCCGGTGGGCCGCCTGGTGAGCACCCAGGGGCCGAGCGGTCCCTTCATGACGGTCGTGGGCGTGGCGCGCGACGGGAAGTACGTGAGCCTGGGCGAGGACCCGCTTCCCATGCTCTACCAGCCGTTCGCGCAGAGCTACGACCCCGAGATGACGCTCCACGTGCGCGCCGCGGGCGATCCGGCCACGCTCGCCAGGGCGGTGCAGCGCGAGGTGGCGGCGCTGGACCCGGCGCTCCCCGTGCCGGCTCCAAAGACGATGCGCGAGCAGCTGCGGCGCGCCCTCCTTCCGGCGCAGCTCGGCGCGGCGATCCTGGGCGGGCTCGGGGCACTGGCGCTGGTGCTGGCGGCGGTGGGGATCTACGGTGTGGTGTCGTTCGCGGCGGGGCAGCGCACCCGCGAGATCGGCATCCGCACGGCGCTGGGGGCGCCGCGGGTGGCGGTGGTGAAGCTGGTGATGGGCGCCAACCTGCGCGTCGTGGCGCTGGGGCTGGCGGTGGGAACCGTGCTGGCGATCGTGGTGGGGAAGCTCGCCTCCGGCATGCTGTACGGCGTGACCGCGGCGGACCCCGCCCTCCTGCTGGGCGCGCCCGCGGTGCTGATGTCCGTCGCCCTCCTCGCCTCCTGGCTCCCCGCCCGCCGTGCATCGCGCGTGGACCCGGTGGTCGCCCTCCGCGCCGAGTGACCTCCCGAACGGAGCGGGTGATGACCCCGCATCCCAGCACCACTTCCTGAACGGAGCGCGCGACGGACAGCGGAGTCAACGCGAGTCTCCGGCGCGAAGTGAAGGAAAGGATCTCTGCCGCGCACCGCGATCCAGCCAATGTTCAGTCGTCCGTCCATGGCTGGCGACGTGAGGCGAAGCCTGAACCACCGTTCGGACGAACCAGGCTCGTGGGTGCTCGTTCGATCCCCAGAACGTGCATCGAACATGGGATGGGACAACGCGGGGGGGAGAGCCCGTCTCCTTCACTTCGCGCTACGGGATCGTGCCGCGAAGCTGGCGTTGGAGCGGGGCGCTTCGTTCAGGAAGTGTGGTCTAGCCGAAGGTTTACCGGGAACCGCTCTACACGAAATAGGGGACGCATGGAATCGCTCTACCAGGACCTGCGCTTCGCCATCCGCACCCTGCTGCGCAGCCGCGGCTTCGCGGTGGTCGCCATCCTCTGCCTGGGGCTGGGGGTGGGGGTGAACACGGCCGTCTTCTCCATGGTCAACGCCCTCCTCATCCGCCCCTTCCCCTTCCACGAGCCGGACCGCGTGGTGTCGCTGTACGCCTCCAACCCGCGGCTGGGCTACGACGAGAGCCACCTGTCGCAGGCGGACCTGGCGGACTGGACGGCGGGGTCGCGGGGCACCATCGAGGAGATCGCCGCCTTCTACACCCGCAGCGTCGCGGT
This DNA window, taken from Longimicrobium sp., encodes the following:
- a CDS encoding response regulator → MRATVLLVEDDVDSRAIYGTVLRHSGFLVMEADDGEAAVRSVRLHRPDIVVMDAGLPGMDGWDATAALKGDPETASVPIMLLTVHSQPADLERAEAAGCDAYVVKPMDPASLAETVRKMIAEMRGRSGAGTGDAGG
- a CDS encoding cation:proton antiporter regulatory subunit; this translates as MDVREHDLPGVGKKFAITTGDGDRMTVIIHNSGHREIYFFERGEDYPAYAVRMDDGEARKLGAILGGAYFQPVVAESMEMVFSQLSVEWLRVAAGSPLAGQSLASAAVRERTGASVIAILRDAKALPNPQPDERFAPGDTLVVVGDRAQVGRFSDLLRGPGASG
- a CDS encoding ABC transporter permease; protein product: MDTLLQDIRYALRTLRRTPGLTLAAVLTIALGIGVNTAVFSLANAILLRPADAADPTRLVRVYSNTHSPLQREQLDYVSARSSTLTGLFGERYLEAALNTPQGNRKVNAELVGGSYFTTVGVGASLGRVFTRADDTVAAHGAVAVVSHRWWREAFGADPSLVGRTIRINGQPITVVGVAREGFAGAFAGFGPQIWLPMSQMGPLTGTQLRDYHGSLYVGGRLRDGATKGEARAELRVLAAQLTRLDPAQREPVRLSLDGSNGVNVELRNKFGVFAVALLAVTGLVLLIACSNVANLLLARGVARRREMGVRMAVGGARGRLVRQLLTESVILSLAGAVAALLATMMLTQFVMSRVPAEIPMAIRLSPDVRVLGFALGGALLAALIFGVAPAVRTASADVISAIKEGAVAPRGARLRNTLVAAQVSLCMVLLGSSALFIRSLGAAGSIDPGFDPAHILNQSVDLRLGSYDETTGPQFYRRLQASVRNLPGVQSVSLQQSLPLQGDSRETGFVLPGEPADGPSHPTHFNIVGADYFRTMGVPLVRGRDFADADRADSPPVTIVNETFVRRYLPAGDPVGRLVSTQGPSGPFMTVVGVARDGKYVSLGEDPLPMLYQPFAQSYDPEMTLHVRAAGDPATLARAVQREVAALDPALPVPAPKTMREQLRRALLPAQLGAAILGGLGALALVLAAVGIYGVVSFAAGQRTREIGIRTALGAPRVAVVKLVMGANLRVVALGLAVGTVLAIVVGKLASGMLYGVTAADPALLLGAPAVLMSVALLASWLPARRASRVDPVVALRAE